The following coding sequences lie in one Danio rerio strain Tuebingen ecotype United States chromosome 25, GRCz12tu, whole genome shotgun sequence genomic window:
- the man2c1 gene encoding alpha-mannosidase 2C1 isoform X2 translates to MYHQPVLKNRRTLLERVEKFISDIYFTDCNLRGRLFGDIYPLESISVFLSEKRIPYSEAIQQNFQPCKVGDSFGPTWWTCWFKVNLKIPETWGGKEVHLRWESDGEGMVWQNQQPVQGLTNEGEKTSYILTECLKDSESHGITLYVELACNGLFGAGQGSMIAAPDPNRKFTLQKAELVVFNRDVMELLTDFEMLLDMVKVLGEGEQRGFQALFTANEMVNLCDPANPGSFAAARSLAQKFFAQKNGESQHVVHAMGHCHIDSAWLWPYEETIRKCARSWVTVIRLMEKNPEFVFTCSQAQQFQWVKSWYPGLFSEIKHFIQKGQFIPVGGTWVEMDGNLPSGESMVRQFLHGQNFFKDEFGNYCKEFWLPDTFGYSAQLPQIMKGCGISRFITQKLSWNLINTFPHNTFFWEGIDGTAVLTHFPPGNSYEMKGKVEDLINTVKNNKDKGRANHSALLFGFGDGGGGPTQLMLDRLHRVKDTDCLPKVQMSTPDVLFSHLESDSSLLCRWVGELFLELHNGTYTTQAKIKMKNRQCETLLHDVEVASCLALSKKDSFKYPACRLQELWRLLLLNQFHDVIPGSCIGMVVEDALQYYDEIHTTASRLLLDACKSLPSSPDNGIAVLNTLSWERTEVISLPMKDTETRLALVRVPSVGVAHVKETAESAESVIATMMVNGTIIMENGLLKATIDHLGRLMSLLLIQTNRETISEGCFGNQFALFDDVPLYWDAWDVMDYHLQTRKPVIEVIEPAKVLKSGGIQASVSFSLRINGKSTIQQEIVLDACCPYIKFKTHVVWEEAHKFLKVEFPVQVRSPEATYEIQFGHLQRPTHRNTSWDWARFEVWGHKWADLSEHGFGVALLNDSKYGYSVHQNIMTLSLLRAPKAPDLNADMGDHIFSYALMPHTGTFQESAVIQYAYNFNYPLRVHHGVIPKPWSAFSVSSPAIILETIKKAEKRENALLIRLYESHGSRVTVTLSTSFLLQEVWHCDLLERPDFRIPVSETTSGISLTFKPFQIRSLLLIIQ, encoded by the exons ATGTACCACCAACCCGTACTGAAAAACAGACGGACTCTGCTGGAGCGTGTGGAAAAGTTTATTTCTGATATATATTTCACAGACTGCAACCTTAGAGGAAG ACTGTTTGGAGACATTTACCCTCTTGAATCCATCTCTGTGTTCTTGTCAGAGAAGCGCATTCCTTATTCAGAGGCAATTCAACAAAACTTTCAGCCTTGtaaagttggtgattcatttgGACCCAC CTGGTGGACATGCTGGTTCAAAGTAAACTTGAAGATCCCAGAGACTTGGGGAGGGAAGGAAGTCCACTTAAGATGGGAAAGTGATGGAGAAGGAATGGTATGGCAGAATCAACAACCAGTTCAG GGATTGACCAATGAAGGTGAGAAGACAAGTTACATTCTGACTGAGTGCTTGAAGGACAGTGAATCTCATGG AATTACTCTATATGTGGAACTTGCATGTAATGGACTTTTTGGAGCTGGACAAGGTTCCATGATTGCCGCCCCTGACCCAAACAGAAAGTTCACTCTACAGAAGGCAGAGCTTGTTGTATTCAATCGAGATGTCATGGAACTTCTAACTGATTTTGAGATGCTTCTGGACATGGTCAAG GTACTAGGAGAAGGAGAGCAACGTGGGTTTCAGGCTTTGTTTACAGCCAATGAAATGGTGAATCTGTGTGATCCAGCCAATCCTGGTTCATTTGCTGCTGCTCGAAGTCTAGCTCAGAAGTTTTTTGCCCAGAAAAATGGGGAAAGCCAACATGTGGTACATGCTATGGGACACTGCCATATTGATTCAG CTTGGTTGTGGCCATATGAAGAGACCATCAGGAAGTGTGCTCGCAGCTGGGTCACTGTTATCAGACTGATGGAAAAGAACCCAGAGTTTGTCTTCACATGCTCCCAA GCACAGCAGTTTCAGTGGGTGAAGAGCTGGTACCCGGGCCTGTTCTCAGAGATCAAGCACTTTATACAGAAAGGCCAGTTTATTCCAGTTGGAGGCACTTGGGTAGAGATG GATGGTAACTTGCCATCTGGTGAGTCCATGGTCAGACAGTTTCTACATGGCCAGAACTTCTTCAAGGACGAATTTGGAAATTACTGTAAAGAG TTTTGGCTACCAGATACATTTGGTTACTCTGCACAGCTGCCTCAGATCATGAAAGGGTGTGGGATCTCTCGTTTTATTACTCAGAAGCTGAGCTGGAACCTTATTAACACATTTCCA CACAACACATTCTTTTGGGAGGGTATTGACGGGACAGCAGTTCTCACTCATTTTCCTCCAGGTAACTCTTATGAGATGAAGGGTAAAGTGGAAGAC TTGATTAACACGGTGAAAAACAACAAAGACAAGGGACGAGCAAATCATAGTGCATTATTGTTTGGTTTTGGAGACGGTGGTGGTGGACCAACACAGCTAATGTTAGACCGACTACACCGTGTCAAGGATACAGATTGTCTGCCTAA GGTTCAGATGTCAACTCCTGATGTCCTGTTTTCTCACCTGGAATCAGACTCATCGCTCCTTTGTAGATGGGTTGGTGAGCTCTTCCTTGAGCTACACAATGGCACTTACACTACACAAGCAAAG ATCAAGATGAAAAATCGACAATGTGAAACACTGCTTCATGATGTTGAGGTGGCAAGCTGTTTGGCCTTGTCTAAAAAGGATAGTTTCAAATACCCAGCATGCAGACTTCAGGAACTGTGGAG ACTGCTTCTACTCAACCAGTTCCATGACGTGATTCCTGGCAGCTGTATTGGGATGGTTGTCGAGGATGCATTACAGTACTATGACG AAATACACACCACGGCATCCAGACTTCTTCTTGATGCTTGCAAATCACTGCCGTCCTCTCCTGACAATGGTATTGCTGTGCTGAACACTTTATCTTGGGAGAGAACTGAAGTCATATCACTACCAATGAAGGACACAGAAACAAGATTAG CCTTGGTGAGAGTCCCTAGCGTGGGTGTAGCTCATGTCAAGGAGACAGCAGAGTCTGCTGAGTCTGTTATTGCCACAATGATG GTCAATGGAACCATCATTATGGAAAACGGTCTTTTGAAGGCAACTATAGACCATCTAGGCCGTTTGATGTCACTGCTTTTAATCCAAACAAACAG GGAAACCATTTCCGAGGGTTGCTTTGGGAATCAGTTTGCATTGTTTGATGATGTACCTTTGTATTGGGATGCTTGGGATGTGATGGACTACCATCTTCAAACAAG GAAGCCTGTAATTGAGGTCATTGAACCTGCCAAGGTGCTAAAATCAGGAGGAATTCAGGCCAGTGTCTCTTTCTCACTAAGGATTAACGGAAAAAGCACTATTCAACAGGAGATTGTTCTAGATGCCTGCTGTCCCTATATCAAATTCAAAACACAT GTGGTCTGGGAAGAGGCGCATAAGTTTCTAAAGGTAGAGTTCCCTGTGCAGGTGCGCAGCCCAGAGGCTACCTACGAGATACAGTTTGGACACTTGCAGAGGCCTACTCATAGAAATACCTCCTGGGACTGGGCTCGTTTTGAG GTGTGGGGACACAAGTGGGCTGATCTGTCCGAGCATGGTTTTGGCGTGGCTCTTCTTAACGACTCCAAATATGGCTACTCTGTCCATCAAAACATCATGACCTTGTCCCT TTTGCGGGCTCCAAAAGCTCCAGATCTCAATGCTGATATGGGGGATCATATTTTTAGCTATGCGTTGATGCCACATACAG GCACCTTTCAGGAATCTGCAGTTATCCAGTATGCCTACAACTTTAACTACCCGCTTCGTGTCCATCATGGTGTCATTCCTAAACCCTGGAGTGCATTCTCCGTAAGCTCACCTGCTATCATCCTGGAAACCATAAAAAAG GCGGAAAAAAGAGAGAATGCCCTTCTTATTCGCCTCTATGAGTCTCACGGAAGCCGTGTGACTGTGACATTGTCAACTTCCTTTCTTTTACAAGAAGTCTGGCA TTGTGATCTCTTGGAGCGTCCAGATTTCAGAATTCCTGTGTCAGAGACAACCTCTGGAATATCCTTAACATTCAAACCATTTCAAATCAGATCTCTCCTCTTGATTATACAGTAA
- the man2c1 gene encoding alpha-mannosidase 2C1 isoform X1 — translation MYHQPVLKNRRTLLERVEKFISDIYFTDCNLRGRLFGDIYPLESISVFLSEKRIPYSEAIQQNFQPCKVGDSFGPTWWTCWFKVNLKIPETWGGKEVHLRWESDGEGMVWQNQQPVQGLTNEGEKTSYILTECLKDSESHGLVEICSIDKIITLYVELACNGLFGAGQGSMIAAPDPNRKFTLQKAELVVFNRDVMELLTDFEMLLDMVKVLGEGEQRGFQALFTANEMVNLCDPANPGSFAAARSLAQKFFAQKNGESQHVVHAMGHCHIDSAWLWPYEETIRKCARSWVTVIRLMEKNPEFVFTCSQAQQFQWVKSWYPGLFSEIKHFIQKGQFIPVGGTWVEMDGNLPSGESMVRQFLHGQNFFKDEFGNYCKEFWLPDTFGYSAQLPQIMKGCGISRFITQKLSWNLINTFPHNTFFWEGIDGTAVLTHFPPGNSYEMKGKVEDLINTVKNNKDKGRANHSALLFGFGDGGGGPTQLMLDRLHRVKDTDCLPKVQMSTPDVLFSHLESDSSLLCRWVGELFLELHNGTYTTQAKIKMKNRQCETLLHDVEVASCLALSKKDSFKYPACRLQELWRLLLLNQFHDVIPGSCIGMVVEDALQYYDEIHTTASRLLLDACKSLPSSPDNGIAVLNTLSWERTEVISLPMKDTETRLALVRVPSVGVAHVKETAESAESVIATMMVNGTIIMENGLLKATIDHLGRLMSLLLIQTNRETISEGCFGNQFALFDDVPLYWDAWDVMDYHLQTRKPVIEVIEPAKVLKSGGIQASVSFSLRINGKSTIQQEIVLDACCPYIKFKTHVVWEEAHKFLKVEFPVQVRSPEATYEIQFGHLQRPTHRNTSWDWARFEVWGHKWADLSEHGFGVALLNDSKYGYSVHQNIMTLSLLRAPKAPDLNADMGDHIFSYALMPHTGTFQESAVIQYAYNFNYPLRVHHGVIPKPWSAFSVSSPAIILETIKKAEKRENALLIRLYESHGSRVTVTLSTSFLLQEVWHCDLLERPDFRIPVSETTSGISLTFKPFQIRSLLLIIQ, via the exons ATGTACCACCAACCCGTACTGAAAAACAGACGGACTCTGCTGGAGCGTGTGGAAAAGTTTATTTCTGATATATATTTCACAGACTGCAACCTTAGAGGAAG ACTGTTTGGAGACATTTACCCTCTTGAATCCATCTCTGTGTTCTTGTCAGAGAAGCGCATTCCTTATTCAGAGGCAATTCAACAAAACTTTCAGCCTTGtaaagttggtgattcatttgGACCCAC CTGGTGGACATGCTGGTTCAAAGTAAACTTGAAGATCCCAGAGACTTGGGGAGGGAAGGAAGTCCACTTAAGATGGGAAAGTGATGGAGAAGGAATGGTATGGCAGAATCAACAACCAGTTCAG GGATTGACCAATGAAGGTGAGAAGACAAGTTACATTCTGACTGAGTGCTTGAAGGACAGTGAATCTCATGGGTTAGTGGAAATATGCAGTATAgacaaaat AATTACTCTATATGTGGAACTTGCATGTAATGGACTTTTTGGAGCTGGACAAGGTTCCATGATTGCCGCCCCTGACCCAAACAGAAAGTTCACTCTACAGAAGGCAGAGCTTGTTGTATTCAATCGAGATGTCATGGAACTTCTAACTGATTTTGAGATGCTTCTGGACATGGTCAAG GTACTAGGAGAAGGAGAGCAACGTGGGTTTCAGGCTTTGTTTACAGCCAATGAAATGGTGAATCTGTGTGATCCAGCCAATCCTGGTTCATTTGCTGCTGCTCGAAGTCTAGCTCAGAAGTTTTTTGCCCAGAAAAATGGGGAAAGCCAACATGTGGTACATGCTATGGGACACTGCCATATTGATTCAG CTTGGTTGTGGCCATATGAAGAGACCATCAGGAAGTGTGCTCGCAGCTGGGTCACTGTTATCAGACTGATGGAAAAGAACCCAGAGTTTGTCTTCACATGCTCCCAA GCACAGCAGTTTCAGTGGGTGAAGAGCTGGTACCCGGGCCTGTTCTCAGAGATCAAGCACTTTATACAGAAAGGCCAGTTTATTCCAGTTGGAGGCACTTGGGTAGAGATG GATGGTAACTTGCCATCTGGTGAGTCCATGGTCAGACAGTTTCTACATGGCCAGAACTTCTTCAAGGACGAATTTGGAAATTACTGTAAAGAG TTTTGGCTACCAGATACATTTGGTTACTCTGCACAGCTGCCTCAGATCATGAAAGGGTGTGGGATCTCTCGTTTTATTACTCAGAAGCTGAGCTGGAACCTTATTAACACATTTCCA CACAACACATTCTTTTGGGAGGGTATTGACGGGACAGCAGTTCTCACTCATTTTCCTCCAGGTAACTCTTATGAGATGAAGGGTAAAGTGGAAGAC TTGATTAACACGGTGAAAAACAACAAAGACAAGGGACGAGCAAATCATAGTGCATTATTGTTTGGTTTTGGAGACGGTGGTGGTGGACCAACACAGCTAATGTTAGACCGACTACACCGTGTCAAGGATACAGATTGTCTGCCTAA GGTTCAGATGTCAACTCCTGATGTCCTGTTTTCTCACCTGGAATCAGACTCATCGCTCCTTTGTAGATGGGTTGGTGAGCTCTTCCTTGAGCTACACAATGGCACTTACACTACACAAGCAAAG ATCAAGATGAAAAATCGACAATGTGAAACACTGCTTCATGATGTTGAGGTGGCAAGCTGTTTGGCCTTGTCTAAAAAGGATAGTTTCAAATACCCAGCATGCAGACTTCAGGAACTGTGGAG ACTGCTTCTACTCAACCAGTTCCATGACGTGATTCCTGGCAGCTGTATTGGGATGGTTGTCGAGGATGCATTACAGTACTATGACG AAATACACACCACGGCATCCAGACTTCTTCTTGATGCTTGCAAATCACTGCCGTCCTCTCCTGACAATGGTATTGCTGTGCTGAACACTTTATCTTGGGAGAGAACTGAAGTCATATCACTACCAATGAAGGACACAGAAACAAGATTAG CCTTGGTGAGAGTCCCTAGCGTGGGTGTAGCTCATGTCAAGGAGACAGCAGAGTCTGCTGAGTCTGTTATTGCCACAATGATG GTCAATGGAACCATCATTATGGAAAACGGTCTTTTGAAGGCAACTATAGACCATCTAGGCCGTTTGATGTCACTGCTTTTAATCCAAACAAACAG GGAAACCATTTCCGAGGGTTGCTTTGGGAATCAGTTTGCATTGTTTGATGATGTACCTTTGTATTGGGATGCTTGGGATGTGATGGACTACCATCTTCAAACAAG GAAGCCTGTAATTGAGGTCATTGAACCTGCCAAGGTGCTAAAATCAGGAGGAATTCAGGCCAGTGTCTCTTTCTCACTAAGGATTAACGGAAAAAGCACTATTCAACAGGAGATTGTTCTAGATGCCTGCTGTCCCTATATCAAATTCAAAACACAT GTGGTCTGGGAAGAGGCGCATAAGTTTCTAAAGGTAGAGTTCCCTGTGCAGGTGCGCAGCCCAGAGGCTACCTACGAGATACAGTTTGGACACTTGCAGAGGCCTACTCATAGAAATACCTCCTGGGACTGGGCTCGTTTTGAG GTGTGGGGACACAAGTGGGCTGATCTGTCCGAGCATGGTTTTGGCGTGGCTCTTCTTAACGACTCCAAATATGGCTACTCTGTCCATCAAAACATCATGACCTTGTCCCT TTTGCGGGCTCCAAAAGCTCCAGATCTCAATGCTGATATGGGGGATCATATTTTTAGCTATGCGTTGATGCCACATACAG GCACCTTTCAGGAATCTGCAGTTATCCAGTATGCCTACAACTTTAACTACCCGCTTCGTGTCCATCATGGTGTCATTCCTAAACCCTGGAGTGCATTCTCCGTAAGCTCACCTGCTATCATCCTGGAAACCATAAAAAAG GCGGAAAAAAGAGAGAATGCCCTTCTTATTCGCCTCTATGAGTCTCACGGAAGCCGTGTGACTGTGACATTGTCAACTTCCTTTCTTTTACAAGAAGTCTGGCA TTGTGATCTCTTGGAGCGTCCAGATTTCAGAATTCCTGTGTCAGAGACAACCTCTGGAATATCCTTAACATTCAAACCATTTCAAATCAGATCTCTCCTCTTGATTATACAGTAA